In Pelosinus sp. UFO1, one genomic interval encodes:
- a CDS encoding zinc-ribbon domain containing protein, with product MTQDKTLTCRDCADQFVFSASEQDFFAEKGFTNEPGRCPSCRAAHKQRNGNGGRNSNYQQREMHDATCASCGVETQVPFRPSGDRPVYCRDCFSQNR from the coding sequence ATGACTCAAGACAAAACTTTAACTTGCCGCGATTGCGCAGACCAATTCGTATTCTCAGCTTCAGAACAAGATTTCTTCGCTGAAAAAGGTTTCACCAACGAACCAGGACGTTGCCCTTCATGTAGAGCAGCTCACAAACAAAGAAATGGTAACGGTGGCCGTAACAGCAACTACCAACAACGCGAAATGCATGACGCTACTTGCGCTTCATGTGGTGTTGAAACACAAGTTCCTTTCCGTCCAAGCGGCGACCGTCCTGTATATTGCAGAGATTGCTTTAGCCAGAACCGCTAG